One Mycobacteriales bacterium genomic window, CGCGTACAGCGCCGCCGGCACGCCCGCCACCTCCAGCGCCAGCACCTCCTGCGCCGCCGTCACCCCGGAGCCGCAGTACGCCGCCACCGGCCGCGACCCGTCCGCGCCCAGCGCGGCGAACCGTTCGCGCAGCGCCGCCGCCGGCAGCAGCCGGCCGTCCGGGCCGGCGTTGCCGGACGCCGGCGCGCTGACCGCGCCGGGCACGTGGCCCGCCACCGGGTCGATCGGCTCCACCTCGCCCCGGTAGCGTTCCGCCGCCCGCGCGTCGAGCAGCACGCCGTCCCGCGCGATCGCCGCCGCGCCGTCCGCGTCGACCACCGGCAGCCCGCCCGGCCGCGCCGTGAAGTCCCCCGGCTCCGGCACCACCGGCTCGGCCGACACCGGCAGCCCCGCCGCGACCCAGGCGCGGAAGCCGCCGTCGAGCACGCGCACGTCGCCGTGCCCGAAGTACCGCAGCAGCCACCACGCCCGCGCCGCGCTCGTCGCGTCCGCGTCGTCGTAGACGACCACCGGCATGCCGTCGCGCACGCCGAGCCGGCGCATCGCCGCCTCGAACGCCGCCGCGTCCGGCAGCGGGTGCCGCCCGCCCGCGCCCGGCGGCGCGGCCAGGTCGCGGTCCAGGTCCACGAACACCGCCCCCGGCACGTGCCCCGCGTCGTACGCCTCCCGCGCCGGCGGCCCGTTCAGCCGCCACCGCACGTCCAGCACGCGGGTGCGCGCCAGCGCGGCGGCCAGGTCGTTCGCACTCGTCAACGGCATCGGACCTCCTGATACGCCGGCCCCGGGGCGGGGCATGATCGCAGCATGGGCCGCATCCTCGTCGGTACCGCGTCGTGGACCGACAAGTCGCTGCTCGCCGCCGGCTGGTACCCGCCCGAGGCGAACACCCCCGACGAGCGGCTGCGCTTCTACGCCTCCAACTACCCGCTCGTGGAGGTCGACGCGACGTACTACGCGCCGCCGACCGAGGAGAACGCGCGGCGCTGGGCGGAGCGCACGCCGGACGACTTCACGTTCGACGTCAAGGCGTTCTCGCTGTTCACCCAGCACCCGACCAAGCCGGGCGCGCTCTACAAGGACATCCGCCCGGACACCAAGAAGAACGTCTACCTCAAGGACTTCGACGCCGCCGTCGTCGACACCGTGTGGGAGCGGTTCCTCGCCGCGCTCAACCCGCTCGCCGACGCCGGCAAGCTCGGGTCGCTGCTGTTCCAGTTCCCGCAGTGGTTCCCGATCG contains:
- a CDS encoding sulfurtransferase — protein: MPLTSANDLAAALARTRVLDVRWRLNGPPAREAYDAGHVPGAVFVDLDRDLAAPPGAGGRHPLPDAAAFEAAMRRLGVRDGMPVVVYDDADATSAARAWWLLRYFGHGDVRVLDGGFRAWVAAGLPVSAEPVVPEPGDFTARPGGLPVVDADGAAAIARDGVLLDARAAERYRGEVEPIDPVAGHVPGAVSAPASGNAGPDGRLLPAAALRERFAALGADGSRPVAAYCGSGVTAAQEVLALEVAGVPAALYAGSWSEWVARGDRPVATGP